A part of Micromonospora chersina genomic DNA contains:
- a CDS encoding VOC family protein, with translation MEWQLVIDCREPSRLVAFWAEALRYRPQPPPDGHPTWRDWYLSVGIPAEELGDGDCADRLEDPTGGGPRIWFQPVPESKAVKNRLHIDLKVGGGRGVPLADRRSRVDAEVARLTALGARVLGGMDAPDDDYYSVQLADPEGNEFCVV, from the coding sequence ATGGAATGGCAACTGGTGATCGACTGTCGGGAGCCGTCGCGGCTCGTCGCGTTCTGGGCGGAGGCGCTGCGCTACCGGCCGCAGCCACCGCCGGACGGGCACCCGACCTGGCGGGACTGGTACCTCTCGGTGGGCATCCCGGCGGAGGAACTCGGCGACGGCGACTGCGCCGACCGGCTGGAGGACCCGACGGGCGGCGGCCCGCGGATCTGGTTCCAGCCGGTCCCGGAGTCCAAGGCGGTCAAGAACCGGCTGCACATCGACCTGAAGGTGGGTGGCGGCCGCGGGGTGCCGCTGGCCGACCGGCGGTCCCGCGTGGACGCCGAGGTGGCCCGCCTGACCGCGCTCGGCGCCCGGGTGCTCGGCGGGATGGACGCGCCGGACGACGACTACTACTCGGTCCAGCTGGCCGACCCGGAGGGCAACGAGTTCTGCGTGGTCTGA
- a CDS encoding RNB domain-containing ribonuclease has product MVIRRVLAPRIDFGALRRELGLPEDFPAAAQREADAAAAAPLPAVADRTDIPFVTVDPATSRDLDQAMHLARRPGGGFRVRYAIADVFTHVRPGGELEAETWRRGQTVYLPDGNVPLHPHTLSEGAASLLPDADRAAVLWTIDLDADGATVAVTLERARVRSRAKLDYSGVQRDADAGRLPEPIALLPEIGALLTARGLRRGAINLPLPEQDVEPDGDGWRLVLRGPGPMEEHNAQISLLTGMAAADLMLAGRIGLLRTMPPPRPEAVDRLRLAAGPLGVSWPAGTPVGAVLAGLDASQPRAAAFVDQAAELMRGAAYTAFDGQVPEQPEHGGVAAAYAHVTAPLRRLADRYATEVCLALHDGREVPEHVRAALPKLPEVMATTDRTASAATRGAVELAEAVLLAHRVGETFEAAVLDVDEPRPTGNGRAGRPPGGTVALDEPPVRGRCTGDLPLGERVRVRLTAADPAQRKVAFERA; this is encoded by the coding sequence GTGGTGATCCGACGCGTACTGGCGCCCCGCATCGACTTCGGCGCGCTGCGCCGCGAGCTGGGACTTCCCGAAGACTTCCCGGCCGCGGCGCAGCGCGAGGCCGACGCGGCCGCCGCCGCGCCGCTGCCGGCCGTCGCCGACCGGACCGACATCCCGTTCGTCACCGTCGACCCGGCGACCTCGCGTGACCTCGACCAGGCCATGCACCTCGCCCGCCGGCCCGGTGGCGGTTTCCGCGTCCGGTACGCGATCGCCGACGTCTTCACCCACGTCCGCCCCGGCGGCGAGTTGGAGGCGGAGACCTGGCGCCGGGGGCAGACCGTCTACCTGCCCGACGGGAACGTGCCGCTGCACCCGCACACGCTCAGCGAGGGAGCGGCCAGCCTGCTGCCCGACGCCGACCGGGCGGCGGTGCTCTGGACCATCGACCTCGACGCCGACGGCGCCACGGTCGCCGTCACGCTGGAGCGGGCCCGGGTGCGCAGCCGGGCCAAGCTCGACTACTCCGGGGTGCAGCGCGACGCCGACGCCGGCCGGCTGCCCGAGCCGATCGCCCTGCTGCCCGAGATCGGCGCCCTGCTCACCGCCCGCGGGCTGCGCCGGGGCGCGATCAACCTGCCGCTGCCCGAGCAGGACGTCGAACCGGACGGCGACGGCTGGCGGCTGGTGCTGCGCGGGCCCGGCCCGATGGAGGAGCACAACGCGCAGATCTCCCTGCTCACCGGGATGGCCGCCGCCGACCTCATGCTGGCCGGGCGGATCGGGCTGCTGCGCACCATGCCGCCACCCCGGCCGGAGGCGGTCGACCGGTTGCGGCTGGCCGCCGGGCCGCTCGGCGTGTCCTGGCCGGCCGGCACGCCGGTCGGCGCGGTGCTCGCCGGGCTGGACGCCTCGCAGCCCCGCGCGGCGGCCTTCGTCGACCAGGCCGCCGAGCTGATGCGCGGGGCCGCGTACACGGCGTTCGACGGGCAGGTGCCCGAGCAGCCCGAGCACGGCGGGGTGGCCGCCGCGTACGCCCACGTGACGGCGCCGCTGCGCCGGCTCGCCGACCGGTACGCGACCGAGGTGTGCCTGGCCCTGCACGACGGCCGGGAGGTGCCCGAGCACGTGCGGGCCGCGCTGCCGAAGCTGCCCGAGGTGATGGCGACGACCGACCGGACCGCGTCCGCGGCCACCCGGGGCGCCGTGGAGCTGGCCGAGGCGGTGCTGCTGGCGCACCGGGTGGGGGAGACCTTCGAGGCGGCGGTGCTCGACGTGGACGAGCCGCGGCCGACGGGCAACGGCCGGGCGGGCCGCCCGCCCGGCGGCACCGTCGCCCTGGACGAGCCGCCGGTGCGCGGCCGCTGCACGGGTGATCTGCCGCTCGGCGAGCGCGTCCGGGTCCGCCTGACCGCCGCCGACCCGGCCCAGCGCAAGGTGGCCTTCGAGCGGGCGTGA
- a CDS encoding histone: MTKASPNASGAGAGRVPAKTGAARKTAAKKVVSAARKAPAKKAPATKTTAKKAPATKATTKKTTAAAKKTAPAKKTAPARKTTAARKTTAAKKAPARKTTVAAKKAPAARKTAAAKKAPARKTTTAAAKTTAAKKAPPKKTAAKKTTAAKKAPAKKTTAARKVTSTGQKATAAVKKTAAKKAPAKKAPAKKTTAAKAAVSRPSGGARKAAAKKAPARKATGTSSATARKSAGRKATSAASSVGPVEARTSTSTGTHKRLTAARKPAGTRVVAGRSTAKPGGTARTAR; this comes from the coding sequence GTGACCAAGGCGTCCCCGAACGCCTCCGGCGCCGGTGCCGGCCGGGTGCCGGCGAAGACCGGGGCCGCCCGGAAGACCGCCGCCAAGAAGGTCGTGTCGGCCGCCCGGAAGGCGCCGGCGAAGAAGGCCCCGGCCACGAAGACCACGGCCAAGAAGGCGCCCGCCACGAAGGCCACCACCAAGAAGACCACCGCGGCCGCGAAGAAGACCGCGCCCGCCAAGAAGACCGCGCCCGCCAGGAAGACCACGGCCGCCAGGAAGACCACGGCGGCGAAGAAGGCCCCGGCCCGGAAGACCACGGTCGCCGCGAAGAAGGCTCCGGCCGCGAGGAAGACCGCCGCCGCGAAGAAGGCGCCGGCGCGGAAGACCACCACGGCGGCGGCGAAGACCACCGCGGCGAAGAAGGCCCCGCCGAAGAAGACGGCGGCGAAGAAGACGACGGCGGCGAAGAAGGCCCCGGCGAAGAAGACCACCGCCGCCCGCAAGGTCACCTCCACCGGGCAGAAGGCCACCGCCGCGGTGAAGAAGACCGCCGCGAAGAAGGCGCCCGCGAAGAAGGCCCCGGCGAAGAAGACCACCGCCGCCAAGGCCGCCGTGAGCCGCCCGAGCGGTGGCGCCCGCAAGGCGGCGGCGAAGAAGGCGCCGGCCAGGAAGGCCACCGGCACCTCGTCCGCCACGGCCCGCAAATCGGCGGGCCGCAAGGCCACCTCCGCGGCCTCGTCGGTCGGCCCCGTCGAAGCCCGGACGAGCACCTCGACGGGAACCCACAAGCGGCTCACCGCCGCCCGGAAGCCGGCCGGCACGCGGGTCGTGGCCGGCCGGTCCACGGCCAAGCCGGGAGGCACCGCGCGGACCGCGCGCTGA
- a CDS encoding PadR family transcriptional regulator has product MRMTIPVARVLSALLADPEAPRYGLDLMRLTDLPSGTLYPVLHRLRAAGWLAAEWEDIDPVAAGRPARRYYRLTGDGVRAARLALAELRALAPEGRPSRGGAEPTGAPAW; this is encoded by the coding sequence ATGCGGATGACGATCCCGGTGGCGAGGGTGCTCTCCGCGCTCCTCGCCGACCCCGAGGCGCCGCGTTACGGGCTCGACCTCATGCGGCTCACGGACCTGCCCAGCGGCACGCTCTACCCGGTGCTGCACCGGCTGCGGGCCGCCGGCTGGCTCGCCGCCGAGTGGGAGGACATCGACCCGGTCGCCGCCGGCCGGCCCGCCCGCCGCTACTACCGGCTCACCGGCGACGGGGTGCGCGCCGCCCGGCTGGCGCTCGCCGAGCTGCGCGCCCTCGCCCCCGAGGGCAGGCCGTCGCGGGGCGGGGCCGAGCCGACCGGAGCCCCGGCGTGGTGA
- a CDS encoding FBP domain-containing protein produces MTPLAEPDIRASFVNCTKGEAKRLALPRDLAERPWADLDFLGWRDPASAERAYLVAGSGTGLLGVVLRVAPQAGHVRRSMCSLCLTTHTGDGVSLMTARKAGREGRAGNSVGSYLCTDLACSLYLRGKKNAGRRLEESITLAEKIDRTTTNLAAFLQQVVG; encoded by the coding sequence ATGACACCCCTGGCCGAGCCCGACATCCGGGCCTCCTTCGTCAATTGCACCAAGGGCGAGGCGAAACGCCTGGCCCTGCCCCGGGATCTCGCCGAGCGGCCGTGGGCGGACCTCGACTTCCTCGGCTGGCGCGACCCCGCGTCGGCCGAGCGCGCGTACCTGGTCGCCGGGTCCGGCACCGGGCTGCTCGGGGTGGTCCTGCGGGTGGCGCCCCAGGCCGGGCACGTCCGGCGGAGCATGTGCTCGCTCTGCCTGACCACCCACACCGGGGACGGCGTCTCGCTGATGACCGCCCGCAAGGCGGGGCGGGAGGGCCGGGCCGGCAACTCGGTCGGCAGCTACCTCTGCACCGACCTCGCCTGCTCGCTCTACCTGCGGGGGAAGAAGAACGCCGGACGACGCCTCGAAGAGTCCATCACGCTCGCCGAGAAGATCGACCGGACCACGACCAACCTGGCCGCCTTCCTCCAGCAGGTCGTCGGCTAG
- a CDS encoding MFS transporter → MDRRSEPNRSAIYATTLVAFLAIAGIAVVDPILPAIGEAIGVTAWQVELLFTAYIAVMAVGMIPATLASGRFGFKPVLVTGVSVVGVAAILASFSNDIVQLSVLRGVWGLGNAMFFATAMVVLVNLANDREWVVGLFETALGLGFAVGPLIGGLLGEVSWRLPFFVCGVFMVLALAVASRKLREPAHKQPPVRLGAIFATYRKPAFVTLCVVTAAYNFVFFVVLGYTPLYLHLDVIPLGLAFTGWGLGLAAGILLVGHRLAHRIGAVQTVGVAIAGLLVCMVLFATSTGTAMSLVVLVLAGLFMGLANANLTDLALGLGSHDRRVATGAFNLVRWGAAAPAPIISGKLAEHGLALPFWVGFGVLAVGVLVYLAFAHVMAAGYGERVLWSRWNSAARRNEHAPEEPVGEAY, encoded by the coding sequence GTGGATCGGCGATCCGAACCCAACCGCAGTGCCATCTACGCCACCACCCTGGTGGCCTTCCTCGCCATCGCCGGCATCGCCGTGGTGGACCCGATCCTGCCCGCCATCGGCGAGGCCATCGGGGTCACCGCCTGGCAGGTCGAGCTGCTGTTCACCGCGTACATCGCGGTGATGGCGGTCGGCATGATCCCGGCGACCCTGGCCAGCGGGAGGTTCGGCTTCAAGCCGGTGCTCGTCACCGGCGTCTCGGTGGTCGGCGTGGCGGCCATCCTCGCGTCGTTCAGCAACGACATCGTGCAGCTCTCCGTGCTGCGCGGCGTCTGGGGTCTGGGCAACGCGATGTTCTTCGCCACCGCCATGGTGGTGCTGGTCAACCTCGCCAACGACCGGGAGTGGGTGGTCGGCCTCTTCGAGACCGCGCTCGGTCTCGGCTTCGCCGTCGGCCCGCTGATCGGCGGCCTGCTCGGCGAGGTGAGCTGGCGGCTGCCCTTCTTCGTCTGCGGCGTGTTCATGGTGCTGGCGCTGGCCGTCGCGTCGCGCAAGCTCCGCGAACCGGCCCACAAGCAGCCCCCGGTACGCCTCGGCGCGATCTTCGCCACCTACCGCAAGCCGGCGTTCGTCACCCTCTGCGTGGTCACCGCCGCCTACAACTTCGTGTTCTTCGTGGTGCTCGGCTACACGCCGCTCTACCTGCACCTCGACGTCATCCCGCTGGGCCTGGCCTTCACCGGCTGGGGCCTCGGCCTGGCCGCCGGCATCCTGCTGGTCGGCCACCGGCTGGCGCACCGGATCGGCGCCGTGCAGACCGTCGGCGTCGCCATCGCCGGCCTGCTGGTCTGCATGGTGCTCTTCGCGACCTCCACCGGGACCGCCATGTCGCTGGTGGTGCTGGTGCTCGCCGGCCTGTTCATGGGCCTGGCCAACGCCAACCTCACCGACCTGGCCCTGGGCCTCGGCTCCCACGACCGCCGGGTCGCCACGGGCGCGTTCAACCTGGTCCGCTGGGGCGCCGCCGCGCCGGCCCCGATCATCTCCGGCAAGCTCGCCGAGCACGGCCTGGCCCTGCCGTTCTGGGTCGGCTTCGGGGTGCTCGCCGTCGGCGTGCTGGTCTACCTCGCCTTCGCGCACGTGATGGCCGCCGGCTACGGCGAGCGGGTGCTCTGGTCCCGCTGGAACTCCGCCGCCCGCCGCAACGAGCACGCGCCGGAGGAGCCGGTCGGCGAGGCGTACTGA
- a CDS encoding sulfite exporter TauE/SafE family protein, with protein MELSDVALLIAAGLAAGTVNAVAGGGSLITFPALIAIGLPPVPANVSNSVSVFPGYVASVAGSRMDLPRGRALWPLLPTAVAGTVVGCVLLLATPARAFELVVPFLVLGATAVLAFQDPLRRLVGHPADLAPRRRTVTVQAMVALGTVYGGYFGAALGVMLVAGLALVLDTTLARVSAIKNLLSAVVGLTTLVVFALFGPVDWAAVAVVAPATLVGGYVGARLVRRLPPVVLKTLIVVFGTVIGLYLLYRALG; from the coding sequence ATGGAGCTCTCCGACGTCGCGCTGCTGATTGCCGCCGGTCTCGCCGCGGGCACGGTGAACGCGGTGGCCGGGGGCGGCTCGCTGATCACCTTCCCGGCCCTGATCGCGATCGGCCTGCCCCCGGTGCCCGCCAACGTCAGCAACTCGGTGTCGGTATTCCCCGGTTACGTGGCAAGCGTGGCGGGCAGCCGGATGGACCTGCCCCGTGGGCGGGCGCTCTGGCCGCTGCTGCCCACCGCGGTGGCCGGCACGGTCGTCGGTTGCGTGCTGCTGCTGGCGACCCCGGCACGCGCGTTCGAACTGGTGGTGCCGTTCCTGGTGCTGGGCGCGACCGCGGTGCTGGCCTTCCAGGACCCGCTGCGCCGGCTGGTCGGCCATCCGGCCGACCTCGCCCCGCGCCGCCGTACCGTCACCGTGCAGGCCATGGTGGCGCTGGGCACGGTGTACGGCGGTTACTTCGGCGCGGCCCTCGGGGTGATGCTGGTGGCCGGCCTGGCCCTGGTGCTGGACACCACGCTGGCCCGGGTGTCGGCGATCAAGAACCTGCTCTCGGCCGTGGTGGGGCTGACCACGCTCGTGGTGTTCGCGCTGTTCGGCCCGGTCGACTGGGCCGCGGTCGCGGTGGTGGCGCCGGCCACCCTGGTCGGCGGGTACGTGGGCGCCCGGCTGGTCCGCCGGCTCCCGCCGGTGGTGCTGAAGACCCTCATCGTGGTCTTCGGCACCGTGATCGGTCTCTACCTGCTCTACCGCGCCCTGGGCTGA
- a CDS encoding TetR/AcrR family transcriptional regulator: MARTGLTVERLTLAAAEMADEVGFENVTVSALARRFGVKDASLYFHLRSAQELRARVAVLALAEMADRAADALAGRAGKDALVAFANAYRGYAIAHPGRYAAAQLQLDRETAEASAARRHAEMTRAILRGYELAEPDQTDAVRLLHSTFHGYVSLERAGGFRHTPRTTDATWSRTLDALDALLRNWPR; encoded by the coding sequence ATGGCCCGTACCGGGTTGACTGTCGAACGCCTGACCCTGGCGGCGGCGGAGATGGCCGACGAGGTCGGCTTCGAGAACGTGACCGTCTCGGCGCTCGCCCGCCGGTTCGGGGTGAAGGACGCCAGCCTGTACTTCCACCTCAGGAGCGCCCAGGAGCTGCGGGCCCGGGTGGCCGTGCTGGCCCTGGCGGAGATGGCCGACCGGGCCGCCGACGCCCTCGCCGGCCGGGCGGGCAAGGACGCGCTGGTGGCCTTCGCCAACGCCTACCGCGGCTACGCCATCGCGCACCCCGGCCGGTACGCCGCGGCCCAGCTGCAACTCGACCGGGAGACGGCGGAGGCGAGCGCGGCGCGGCGGCACGCGGAGATGACCCGGGCGATCCTGCGCGGCTACGAGCTGGCCGAGCCCGACCAGACGGACGCGGTACGCCTGCTGCACAGCACCTTCCACGGCTACGTGTCGCTGGAGCGGGCGGGCGGCTTCCGCCACACCCCGCGGACGACCGACGCCACCTGGTCCCGCACCCTGGACGCCCTCGACGCCCTGCTGCGGAACTGGCCGCGGTGA
- a CDS encoding PP2C family protein-serine/threonine phosphatase, with amino-acid sequence MVRAEVMRDEQRLRRIEAVTDATLSRLDVADLFDELLDRVRDLLQVDTAAILLLDVRAQQLVATAARGLEEEVRQGFRVSVGRGFAGQVALTRQPVILQTVTSDNVVNPILLETGVQSLLGVPILARGELVGVLHVGTLTPRRFDLDDVRLLELVADRVSLASRARENTLDQAAALALQRSLIPTELPHLPGLELAGRYVPGHASGVGGDWYDVFTLPSGWVGVVVGDVSGHGLQSAVVMGRVRSALRAYALVCDDPAEALTLLDRKVVHFEAGSLTTALYAMISPDRGTLCVSVAGHPRPVLAGPGCPNTVVAAHIDPPLGAGRQQQRRHSTTFDFPPGSVLVAYTDGLVERRGELFDTGVARLTEAVPLAPVDTVTATVMATLDTEHPADDIALLAVRRPLG; translated from the coding sequence GTGGTCCGGGCGGAGGTCATGCGGGACGAGCAGCGGTTGCGCCGTATCGAGGCGGTGACCGATGCCACGCTGTCCCGACTCGATGTCGCCGACCTCTTCGACGAGCTGCTCGACCGGGTGCGGGACCTGCTCCAGGTCGACACGGCAGCGATCCTCCTGCTCGACGTCCGTGCCCAGCAGCTGGTGGCCACCGCCGCCCGGGGGCTGGAGGAGGAGGTCCGGCAGGGTTTCCGGGTCTCCGTCGGGCGCGGGTTCGCCGGTCAGGTCGCGCTCACCCGGCAGCCGGTGATCCTCCAGACCGTCACCTCCGACAACGTGGTCAACCCGATCCTGCTGGAGACCGGCGTGCAGTCCCTGCTGGGCGTGCCGATCCTGGCCCGGGGCGAGCTCGTCGGGGTCCTGCACGTGGGCACCCTGACGCCCCGGCGGTTCGACCTCGACGACGTCCGCCTGCTCGAACTGGTCGCCGACCGGGTCAGTCTGGCCAGCCGCGCCCGCGAGAACACGCTGGACCAGGCCGCCGCCCTGGCGCTGCAGCGCAGCCTCATCCCCACCGAGCTGCCCCACCTGCCCGGCCTGGAGCTGGCCGGCCGGTACGTCCCGGGCCACGCCTCCGGTGTCGGCGGCGACTGGTACGACGTCTTCACCCTGCCCTCCGGCTGGGTGGGTGTCGTCGTCGGCGACGTCTCCGGGCACGGGCTCCAGTCCGCCGTCGTGATGGGCCGGGTACGCAGCGCGCTGCGCGCCTACGCGCTGGTCTGCGACGACCCGGCGGAGGCGCTCACCCTGCTCGACCGGAAGGTGGTCCACTTCGAGGCCGGCAGCCTGACCACGGCCCTGTACGCGATGATCTCGCCCGACCGGGGAACGCTGTGCGTCTCGGTGGCGGGCCACCCGCGTCCCGTCCTGGCCGGGCCCGGCTGCCCGAACACGGTGGTGGCGGCGCACATCGATCCGCCGCTCGGCGCCGGCCGCCAGCAGCAGCGGCGGCACAGCACGACGTTCGACTTCCCACCCGGCTCGGTCCTGGTCGCGTACACCGACGGCCTCGTCGAGCGGCGCGGGGAGCTGTTCGACACCGGTGTGGCCCGGCTGACCGAGGCCGTTCCGCTGGCCCCGGTCGACACCGTGACGGCGACCGTCATGGCGACCCTGGACACCGAGCACCCGGCCGACGACATCGCGCTGCTGGCCGTCCGCCGGCCGCTCGGGTAG
- a CDS encoding DNA glycosylase AlkZ-like family protein: protein MVPHRLDRATARRVAVRAQLLDARRPTDLLALVDRLTFLQIDPTAAIAPNADLVAWTRLGAGYRPSDLTRALERDRSLFEHRAMVRPMTDLRLHLAEMAAWPEPGRHRDWLAANDAFRRYVLDLLRDAGPLLSRDVEDRSAVPWPSTGWTNNRNVTQMLEFLAARGEIAVAGRVGRQRTWDLAERVYPPGTPAVPAEEARRLRDEQLLRSLGVARPLVVGEAGEPAEIEGTAGAWRVDPAALDGAPFAGRTALLSPFDRLAHDRRRALELFDFDYRLEMYVPRAQRRWGYFALPVLHHDRLVGKVDATADRKASVLRVDAVHQDVPFTAELAAAVDAELSALAAWLGLAGGVRRQ, encoded by the coding sequence ATGGTTCCGCACCGGCTCGACCGCGCCACCGCCCGCCGGGTCGCCGTCCGCGCCCAACTGCTCGACGCGCGCCGCCCCACCGACCTGCTGGCGCTGGTGGACCGGTTGACGTTCCTCCAGATCGACCCCACCGCCGCGATCGCCCCCAACGCCGACCTGGTCGCCTGGACCCGGCTGGGCGCCGGCTACCGGCCCAGCGACCTGACCCGGGCGCTGGAGCGGGACCGCAGCCTGTTCGAGCACCGGGCCATGGTGCGGCCGATGACCGACCTGCGGCTGCACCTCGCCGAGATGGCCGCCTGGCCCGAGCCGGGTCGGCACCGCGACTGGCTGGCCGCGAACGACGCCTTCCGCCGCTACGTGCTGGACCTGCTGCGCGACGCCGGTCCGCTGCTCAGCCGCGACGTCGAGGACCGGAGCGCGGTCCCGTGGCCTTCGACGGGCTGGACGAACAACCGCAACGTCACCCAGATGCTGGAGTTCCTCGCCGCACGCGGCGAGATCGCCGTCGCCGGCCGGGTCGGCCGGCAACGCACCTGGGACCTCGCCGAGCGGGTCTACCCGCCCGGCACGCCGGCGGTTCCCGCCGAGGAGGCCCGCCGGCTCCGCGACGAGCAGCTGCTCCGCTCGCTCGGCGTCGCCCGCCCGCTGGTGGTCGGCGAGGCCGGCGAGCCGGCGGAGATCGAGGGTACGGCCGGCGCCTGGCGGGTCGATCCGGCGGCGCTCGACGGCGCGCCCTTCGCCGGGCGCACCGCGCTGCTCTCCCCCTTCGACCGGCTGGCGCACGACCGGAGGCGCGCTCTGGAGCTGTTCGACTTCGACTACCGGCTGGAGATGTACGTGCCGCGGGCCCAGCGGCGCTGGGGCTACTTCGCGCTGCCGGTGCTGCACCACGACCGGCTGGTGGGCAAGGTGGACGCGACCGCCGACCGGAAGGCGTCGGTGCTGCGGGTCGACGCGGTCCACCAGGACGTGCCGTTCACCGCCGAGTTGGCCGCCGCCGTGGACGCGGAACTGTCCGCGCTGGCCGCCTGGCTGGGCCTGGCCGGCGGCGTCCGTCGACAGTGA
- a CDS encoding M48 family metallopeptidase yields MITTMAGTGACPECGAATVSIREALPWCAGCEWNLDGYDRARQQPELGWSWIDRRTYRLAARLTRQQYATLVGRPLASTGWGVADALTVGVSLLLLVGVLALAVTGVWLLFAYPFPNFAVMVGLALIGLAAALRPRFGRVPADVEVLTRAEAPELHALVEEVASRIGAPVPHVLGVNADVNAYATAVGLRRRRLLCLGLPLWGALDGPARVALLGHELGHFVNGDVRRGPLTQPALTMLGSAADLFRPVPGTHGAGLVVLIGEWLGRMVSWTLSRVLFVGHLTLAATALRGSQRAEYLADEMSARAAGTTGATRLLDVMLRTDSVALAVRQGARGGHGPEAWRAGTARSLAAAADRLPLLRQLSVREETSLFATHPPAGLRHRMLTARSWQDPAVVLTEARTERIDAELTRHYERAGRIVAWEG; encoded by the coding sequence ATGATCACCACGATGGCCGGCACGGGGGCGTGTCCGGAGTGCGGCGCGGCGACGGTGTCGATCCGCGAGGCGCTGCCCTGGTGCGCCGGTTGCGAATGGAACCTCGACGGCTACGACCGGGCGCGCCAGCAGCCGGAGCTGGGCTGGTCCTGGATCGACCGGCGGACCTACCGGCTGGCCGCCCGGTTGACCCGCCAGCAGTACGCCACGCTGGTCGGCCGGCCGTTGGCGTCGACCGGGTGGGGTGTCGCTGACGCGCTGACCGTCGGCGTCTCGCTGCTGCTCCTGGTCGGGGTGCTGGCCCTGGCGGTGACCGGGGTGTGGCTGCTGTTCGCGTACCCGTTCCCGAACTTCGCGGTCATGGTCGGCCTGGCGCTGATCGGGCTGGCGGCGGCGCTGCGACCCCGCTTCGGCCGCGTCCCGGCGGACGTGGAGGTGCTCACCCGCGCGGAGGCGCCCGAACTGCACGCGCTGGTCGAGGAGGTGGCGAGCCGGATCGGCGCGCCGGTGCCGCATGTGCTGGGGGTGAACGCCGACGTCAACGCGTACGCGACCGCGGTGGGGCTGCGCCGGCGACGACTGCTCTGCCTCGGCCTGCCGCTGTGGGGCGCGCTGGACGGGCCGGCCCGGGTCGCGCTGCTCGGTCACGAGCTCGGCCATTTCGTCAACGGCGACGTGCGACGGGGGCCGCTGACCCAGCCCGCGCTGACCATGCTCGGCTCCGCGGCCGACCTGTTCCGCCCGGTGCCCGGCACGCACGGGGCGGGCCTGGTGGTGCTGATCGGCGAGTGGCTGGGCCGGATGGTGTCCTGGACGCTGTCCCGGGTCCTCTTCGTCGGTCACCTGACGCTGGCCGCGACCGCGCTGCGCGGCAGCCAGCGGGCCGAGTACCTGGCCGACGAGATGTCCGCCCGGGCCGCCGGCACGACGGGCGCGACCCGCCTGCTCGACGTCATGCTCAGGACCGACTCGGTGGCGCTGGCGGTGCGCCAGGGGGCCCGGGGCGGACACGGGCCGGAGGCCTGGCGTGCCGGGACGGCCCGGTCGCTGGCCGCCGCGGCCGACCGGCTACCGCTGCTGCGGCAGCTCTCCGTCCGGGAGGAGACGTCTCTGTTCGCCACCCATCCCCCGGCGGGCCTGCGCCACCGGATGCTCACCGCGCGGTCCTGGCAGGACCCCGCCGTGGTGCTCACCGAGGCCCGGACCGAGCGGATCGACGCGGAGCTGACCCGGCACTACGAGCGGGCCGGTCGGATCGTGGCCTGGGAGGGCTGA
- the npdG gene encoding NADPH-dependent F420 reductase encodes MAYDATTLPDVSGLTVGIIGGTGDQGRGLAYRFARAGQTVLIGSRAADRAAQAAAEIAALPGVPAGATVSGADNDEVARRSDVVIIAVPWDGHAAIVAALAAPLAGKIVIDCVNPLGFDKQGPYALTVAEGSAVQQAAGLLPDSRVCAAFNHVSAPLLADPEVDRIDLDVLICTEDRDLVGVVAALAARIPGMRGIYAGRLRNAHQIEAFTANLIAINKRYKAHAGIRVTDL; translated from the coding sequence ATGGCTTACGACGCGACCACGCTGCCCGACGTCTCCGGGCTGACCGTCGGCATCATCGGTGGCACCGGCGACCAGGGGCGGGGTCTCGCCTACCGGTTCGCCCGCGCCGGGCAGACCGTGCTGATCGGCTCCCGCGCCGCCGACCGGGCCGCCCAGGCCGCCGCCGAGATCGCCGCCCTGCCCGGCGTGCCGGCCGGTGCCACGGTCTCCGGCGCGGACAACGACGAGGTCGCCCGCCGCAGCGACGTGGTGATCATCGCGGTGCCGTGGGACGGGCACGCCGCCATCGTGGCGGCGCTGGCCGCCCCGCTCGCCGGCAAGATCGTCATCGACTGCGTCAACCCGCTCGGCTTCGACAAGCAGGGCCCGTACGCGTTGACCGTGGCCGAGGGCAGCGCCGTGCAGCAGGCCGCCGGGCTGCTGCCGGACTCCCGGGTCTGCGCCGCGTTCAACCACGTGAGCGCGCCGCTGCTGGCCGACCCGGAGGTCGACCGGATCGACCTGGACGTGCTGATCTGCACCGAGGACCGGGACCTGGTGGGTGTGGTCGCCGCGCTCGCCGCCCGGATCCCGGGGATGCGGGGCATCTACGCCGGCCGGCTGCGCAACGCCCACCAGATCGAGGCGTTCACCGCCAACCTCATCGCGATCAACAAGCGCTACAAGGCGCACGCCGGCATCCGCGTCACCGACCTCTGA